In the Aneurinibacillus soli genome, one interval contains:
- a CDS encoding DUF294 nucleotidyltransferase-like domain-containing protein, which translates to MKARVKEMLRQNELFRVLPEAIITEIVDSSTIVSFPKNHFVIHERDRDNDLFFLITGLAKNTVMTDDGEEFAVRFYHPGELAGLINTLAEDSSRFSVQTVEDCEFLMIAKPLFNRLIHEQALFAEQLTHDISRRLQHMYQALAAETSEHHHGLETYPYRKRVGEMMDHTLTSVLPETSIVEVASAMLDEKVSSVLIMEKEALLGIITERDLIKLIPSHTTIPTRQARDIMTENVITVEDDAFFYEAMLLMMKHQVKHLPVVSAGKVEGVITLRKLSDFRGQSVLGMVKTIDQADTVEKLAEHHTNITAFLDRMMKEGAAAHEICTIITELNDRVLRRIIELSEQAMVEAGLGTPPTDYCWITMGSEGRKEQTLSTDQDNGIIYPDIDNDIHLAEVDTYFAALAEKIVAGLEQCGFPRCKGDVMATNKKWRKSLAEWKYMIEAWFNHMQGEEIRMFTIFLDFRPVYGQAKLAHELRQYFMIRKKNFPFMYNLLAEDDASCGVPLGMFGRIVYDKKIKDGIDIKGGALVHFVNAMRLLAIFENVEAVSTLERLTALTSKGTFTKEEEDEVLDSFNTLLHFRIRENMRQLQSGIPLSNELHVAVLPKNEQIRLKKALNTAKWLQQKLIRQFQVRGIRI; encoded by the coding sequence ATGAAAGCAAGAGTAAAAGAAATGCTACGGCAAAATGAGCTGTTTCGCGTACTTCCAGAAGCAATCATAACGGAGATTGTTGATTCTTCTACAATTGTTTCTTTTCCAAAAAATCATTTTGTCATTCATGAGCGCGACCGTGACAACGACCTGTTTTTCTTGATTACAGGGCTAGCTAAAAATACAGTGATGACAGATGACGGGGAAGAATTTGCCGTTCGCTTCTACCATCCAGGTGAACTCGCAGGTCTGATTAATACACTCGCAGAAGACTCATCCCGCTTTTCTGTCCAGACAGTGGAAGACTGCGAGTTCCTGATGATTGCCAAGCCACTGTTTAATCGACTGATCCATGAGCAGGCGCTGTTTGCTGAACAACTGACACATGATATCAGTCGACGCTTGCAGCATATGTATCAGGCGCTTGCCGCTGAGACATCCGAGCACCATCATGGGCTCGAAACGTATCCATACCGCAAGCGTGTAGGCGAGATGATGGATCATACCCTTACATCTGTTCTGCCAGAAACCAGCATCGTAGAAGTGGCTTCCGCGATGCTAGATGAAAAAGTAAGCTCAGTACTCATCATGGAGAAAGAAGCGCTTCTCGGCATCATCACCGAACGCGACTTAATCAAGCTGATTCCTTCTCACACCACCATACCCACTCGTCAGGCACGCGACATTATGACAGAGAATGTTATTACGGTGGAAGATGACGCCTTTTTCTATGAGGCAATGCTTCTTATGATGAAACATCAGGTCAAACACCTGCCGGTCGTATCGGCAGGCAAAGTCGAAGGTGTCATCACACTGCGAAAGCTATCCGACTTTCGCGGGCAATCTGTACTTGGCATGGTGAAAACGATTGACCAAGCTGATACAGTTGAGAAGCTTGCGGAGCATCATACGAATATTACTGCCTTTCTGGACCGCATGATGAAAGAAGGGGCGGCTGCTCATGAGATTTGTACCATCATCACCGAACTGAATGACCGTGTGCTTCGCCGAATTATCGAGCTTTCTGAGCAGGCTATGGTTGAAGCGGGGCTCGGCACCCCACCGACTGATTACTGCTGGATTACAATGGGAAGCGAAGGCCGCAAAGAACAGACCCTCAGCACCGATCAGGACAACGGCATTATTTATCCAGATATTGATAATGACATTCATCTTGCTGAAGTAGACACCTATTTCGCCGCCCTTGCTGAAAAAATTGTAGCAGGACTCGAACAGTGCGGCTTCCCTCGCTGCAAAGGGGATGTGATGGCAACCAACAAAAAATGGCGTAAATCACTGGCCGAGTGGAAGTATATGATCGAAGCCTGGTTCAATCACATGCAGGGAGAAGAAATTCGGATGTTCACCATTTTCCTGGACTTCCGCCCAGTCTATGGACAGGCGAAGCTCGCTCATGAACTGCGCCAATATTTTATGATACGCAAAAAGAATTTTCCTTTTATGTACAATCTACTTGCCGAAGATGATGCGTCATGTGGTGTACCGCTTGGTATGTTTGGACGCATCGTGTACGACAAGAAAATCAAAGATGGGATTGATATAAAAGGAGGCGCACTTGTCCATTTTGTGAATGCTATGCGCTTGCTCGCAATCTTTGAAAATGTTGAAGCTGTCTCGACACTTGAAAGGCTCACAGCACTCACCAGCAAAGGAACATTTACAAAGGAAGAAGAGGACGAAGTACTCGACTCCTTCAATACACTTCTCCATTTTCGGATTCGGGAAAACATGCGTCAACTACAATCCGGAATACCGCTTTCCAATGAGCTGCATGTCGCAGTTCTGCCGAAAAACGAACAGATTCGACTAAAGAAAGCGCTTAATACAGCTAAATGGCTGCAACAAAAGCTTATTCGCCAGTTCCAGGTACGCGGCATCCGAATTTAA
- a CDS encoding DUF485 domain-containing protein: MAGFAKSNSSTPGGSHGKKVNYSAIVQSAKFKQLMTTKRNFIVPICIFFFTFYYVLPIMTSYSKVLNTPAIGSITWAWVYAFAQFIMTWSLCMIYSSKATSFDKIADEIIEENKGGK; encoded by the coding sequence ATGGCTGGTTTTGCAAAAAGCAACTCTTCGACACCAGGAGGCTCCCACGGAAAAAAAGTAAACTACAGCGCGATCGTACAGTCTGCAAAATTTAAGCAATTAATGACTACCAAGCGCAATTTCATCGTTCCTATCTGCATTTTTTTCTTTACGTTTTACTACGTCCTGCCTATTATGACCTCATACAGCAAAGTACTTAACACCCCGGCAATCGGTTCTATTACATGGGCATGGGTATATGCTTTTGCACAATTCATCATGACCTGGTCGCTCTGCATGATCTACTCCAGTAAAGCTACCTCCTTTGACAAAATTGCAGATGAAATCATTGAAGAAAACAAGGGAGGAAAATAA
- a CDS encoding solute symporter family protein, whose product MNTTAFIFFLLIVGATLLITYYASKRTNSTSEFYTAGGGLTGWQNGLAIAGDYMSAASFLGIAGSIALSGFDGFFFSIGYLVAYLVVLYVVAEPLRNLGKYTMADMIAARFDNSKVRGVAALSTITISTFYMIAQLVGAGALIKLLLGLDYTTSVLIVGTLMTVYVIFGGMTATSWVQIVKAVLLMIGTFIISVMVFAKFNFSFVEMFNHMKEATPLGEAYLNPGVKYKNGLDTISINIALVLGTAGLPHILIRFFTVKDAQTARKSVVYATWLIGFFYIMTIFLGFGAAAFVGKEAIMKANAAGNMAAPLLAQSLGGDLLMAFVAAVAFATILAVVAGLVLTAASAFAHDFYSHILRKGQATEKEQMVAARWASVGVSVLSVILALGAQKMNVAFLVSLAFCVAASSNLPVIIYTIFWRRFNTAGAVTGMFVGLFTALILVAVSPNVFGPSGKAIFEGTPLISLTNPALISVPVGFLAAYLGTFLGRRESDEKFDEVLVKANTGMKDSA is encoded by the coding sequence ATGAATACAACAGCATTTATATTCTTCCTTCTCATCGTAGGGGCAACTCTCCTGATCACATACTACGCCTCTAAAAGAACGAATTCAACAAGTGAGTTCTATACAGCAGGCGGCGGCCTGACCGGATGGCAGAACGGACTTGCCATTGCCGGTGACTATATGTCAGCTGCCTCATTCCTCGGAATCGCTGGCTCAATCGCCCTGTCTGGATTTGACGGCTTCTTCTTTAGTATTGGTTATCTCGTGGCGTATCTCGTTGTTCTCTACGTTGTAGCCGAACCGCTGCGTAACCTTGGTAAGTATACGATGGCTGATATGATTGCAGCCCGTTTTGACAACAGTAAAGTTCGTGGTGTTGCCGCGCTTAGCACGATTACCATTTCTACTTTTTATATGATTGCTCAGCTCGTTGGAGCAGGTGCACTTATTAAACTTCTTCTTGGTCTTGACTATACGACATCCGTTCTAATTGTTGGTACACTGATGACTGTGTATGTAATCTTCGGCGGCATGACTGCAACGAGCTGGGTGCAGATCGTTAAAGCCGTTCTGCTCATGATCGGTACATTCATCATTTCCGTTATGGTATTTGCGAAGTTCAACTTTAGCTTCGTTGAGATGTTCAACCATATGAAAGAAGCAACACCGCTCGGCGAAGCTTATCTAAATCCAGGCGTAAAATACAAAAACGGTCTTGATACAATTTCAATCAACATCGCACTTGTACTTGGCACAGCTGGTCTCCCGCACATCCTCATTCGCTTCTTCACGGTTAAGGATGCGCAGACGGCACGCAAATCCGTTGTATACGCAACATGGTTGATCGGTTTCTTCTATATCATGACGATCTTCCTTGGCTTCGGTGCAGCTGCATTCGTAGGTAAAGAGGCGATCATGAAAGCAAATGCAGCTGGTAACATGGCAGCTCCTCTGCTTGCACAGTCACTCGGTGGCGACTTGCTGATGGCTTTCGTCGCAGCGGTAGCATTCGCAACGATTCTTGCAGTAGTAGCAGGTCTTGTACTGACAGCAGCCTCCGCTTTTGCCCACGACTTCTATAGTCATATTCTGCGCAAAGGCCAGGCAACCGAAAAGGAACAAATGGTAGCAGCTCGCTGGGCTTCCGTCGGTGTATCCGTTCTCTCTGTTATTCTTGCCCTAGGTGCACAAAAAATGAACGTAGCGTTCCTCGTATCTCTTGCATTCTGTGTAGCAGCAAGTTCCAATCTGCCCGTTATCATCTACACAATTTTCTGGCGTCGCTTTAATACAGCAGGAGCTGTCACAGGGATGTTCGTAGGGCTCTTCACTGCCCTTATACTTGTAGCCGTAAGTCCGAACGTATTCGGTCCTTCAGGCAAAGCGATCTTTGAAGGTACTCCGCTGATCAGTCTGACTAATCCTGCTCTCATTTCTGTACCAGTCGGCTTCCTTGCCGCCTATCTCGGCACATTCCTTGGACGCCGTGAGAGCGATGAGAAATTTGATGAAGTGCTTGTTAAAGCCAATACAGGCATGAAAGACAGTGCATAA
- a CDS encoding septation ring formation regulator EzrA — translation MMRDAGRRMSRFTFVIVVLCMTVLCPPVVWAEGFPPSISKSVIDTQNLLKVDEKKEFTKVAADLAQTYKLLIITDPKPLTLTQYAQQLPSKFTINDTTMVIVVSFNDKKIAAVSGKYFTERGITEEVVTRKADNFFTPYAKQGAVMKGVLSFVQSIDTDVKDAKPTEIVAQTAAANAPQNVEAFPVWLLAGLALVAVFGIGLIIAFTLRKRTLKEIDETDEWRIRTSEQLNLFTVDPSWKKEPGRIKEKYLAILTSLDDLKKDAIVDVELILADAEEMASQFRFRRSRDILTEARGKLMHIESDLEKLHIRLENLKETLQDVSSFKEETNDMRQKVERRFSELKIQYNVSFHTLKERLNQLDRETGEIKESEEKGDFHVARDLLQQVRDNLIEMSEELEKMPLIRQAIMKDIDQEIRQLDEDAKEMVTGGYTSGEEFFLARLIKIRGKAEILPQLFEEGKIEETEEQIGKVREDIEAVYQTMEEIVTSRHRYRQYMTELPHYVMVLRQDEQFLAEELEDLAQRYQVEEGEAFRYYQQIPVLVADAEDALEQIAAAEVPEAYERHSQMLTQVAERVTEIMERRELIMKELNEFRKGETAALAEVKDLRASVARVEQQLKRLYLPAIPSYVADSLHHCRQAIASVEGALAESPLNIQKAEMLLKQAKGQVENALEQAAEMVRDVRETEDKVQRTNRFRRKDPEIGKLLKASETAFRAVRYEEASELAAQAYDLAVERYGLD, via the coding sequence ATGATGAGAGACGCCGGACGACGCATGTCCCGTTTTACCTTTGTTATTGTGGTGCTGTGTATGACAGTACTGTGTCCGCCTGTCGTTTGGGCAGAAGGATTCCCCCCTTCGATCAGCAAATCTGTTATTGATACACAAAATCTACTAAAAGTCGATGAAAAGAAGGAATTTACCAAAGTCGCTGCTGATCTTGCCCAGACCTATAAGTTGCTTATTATTACAGACCCGAAGCCCCTTACACTCACACAGTATGCACAGCAGCTTCCGAGTAAATTTACGATCAACGATACAACGATGGTGATTGTAGTATCGTTTAATGATAAAAAAATAGCGGCGGTTAGTGGCAAATACTTTACAGAGCGGGGCATTACCGAGGAAGTGGTGACGCGTAAAGCAGACAATTTCTTCACGCCATATGCCAAGCAGGGCGCGGTGATGAAGGGGGTTTTGTCATTTGTTCAGTCGATAGACACTGATGTAAAAGATGCAAAACCGACAGAAATAGTAGCACAAACAGCAGCAGCTAACGCTCCGCAAAATGTAGAAGCGTTCCCGGTCTGGCTGCTTGCCGGACTGGCATTGGTCGCAGTATTTGGGATTGGGCTAATTATTGCCTTTACACTGCGCAAGCGTACATTAAAAGAGATTGATGAGACTGATGAATGGCGTATTCGTACATCGGAGCAGTTGAACTTGTTTACGGTAGACCCGTCATGGAAGAAAGAACCGGGGCGAATTAAAGAGAAGTACCTGGCAATTTTAACATCGTTAGATGATCTCAAAAAAGACGCCATTGTAGACGTAGAACTTATTCTTGCGGATGCGGAAGAAATGGCATCTCAGTTCCGTTTTCGGCGCAGTCGCGATATTCTCACAGAAGCGCGTGGAAAACTTATGCATATCGAATCCGATTTGGAGAAGCTGCACATTCGCCTTGAGAATTTGAAAGAAACACTGCAGGACGTTTCAAGTTTTAAAGAAGAAACGAATGATATGCGTCAGAAAGTTGAACGGCGCTTTAGCGAACTGAAAATCCAGTACAATGTTTCATTCCATACGTTGAAAGAACGACTGAATCAGTTGGATCGAGAGACAGGAGAGATCAAGGAGTCGGAAGAAAAGGGAGACTTTCATGTGGCGCGCGATCTGCTGCAGCAGGTACGTGACAATCTGATCGAGATGTCGGAAGAACTAGAGAAGATGCCACTGATTCGCCAGGCGATTATGAAAGATATTGATCAGGAAATTCGCCAGCTGGATGAAGACGCGAAAGAAATGGTAACAGGTGGATACACATCTGGAGAAGAGTTCTTCTTAGCTCGCCTTATCAAAATTCGGGGTAAAGCGGAGATTCTTCCACAGTTATTTGAAGAAGGTAAAATTGAAGAAACAGAAGAACAGATTGGAAAAGTGCGAGAAGATATTGAAGCTGTGTATCAGACGATGGAAGAGATCGTTACGAGCCGCCATCGTTATCGTCAGTATATGACTGAACTGCCACATTATGTGATGGTACTGCGGCAGGACGAACAGTTTCTCGCGGAGGAACTAGAGGACCTCGCGCAACGCTATCAGGTGGAAGAGGGCGAAGCGTTCCGCTACTATCAGCAGATTCCGGTGCTGGTAGCTGATGCAGAAGATGCGCTTGAGCAAATCGCTGCAGCGGAAGTTCCAGAAGCATATGAACGCCATTCTCAGATGCTTACGCAGGTAGCAGAGCGAGTAACGGAAATCATGGAACGACGAGAACTGATTATGAAGGAACTGAACGAATTTCGTAAAGGAGAGACGGCAGCCCTTGCGGAAGTCAAAGATCTACGTGCAAGCGTTGCACGCGTGGAGCAGCAACTGAAGCGGTTGTATCTTCCCGCTATTCCGTCCTACGTAGCTGACAGCCTGCATCATTGTCGTCAGGCTATTGCTTCCGTCGAAGGTGCACTCGCAGAAAGCCCACTTAATATCCAAAAAGCTGAGATGCTACTAAAGCAGGCCAAGGGGCAGGTAGAAAATGCGCTTGAGCAGGCTGCTGAAATGGTACGAGATGTACGGGAGACAGAAGATAAAGTTCAACGGACGAATCGCTTTCGTCGCAAAGATCCGGAGATTGGCAAGCTTCTCAAAGCTTCTGAAACTGCATTTCGTGCTGTACGTTATGAAGAAGCAAGCGAACTGGCCGCTCAGGCATATGACCTTGCTGTAGAACGGTACGGATTGGACTAG
- the refZ gene encoding forespore capture DNA-binding protein RefZ produces MKRSPKHTKQKIVDAAAALFDSQGFDRTTVRQIACAADVNVALISYYFKHKQGLLEAIMMEYYELLFARMDACKSCDEQGRMDVQLYRMIEAHIRFQSEMNQTTRLIQRELSVESMLGREVMSTYLTRLKHYFVSVLEEGMETGEFELTDVDHVIICLFAIAGFPYTYPQIVREVFYIEPLEEQFIQQTVQQVYTVVRQILTPAASSR; encoded by the coding sequence ATGAAACGTTCACCGAAGCACACGAAGCAGAAAATAGTTGACGCAGCGGCTGCGCTGTTTGATTCGCAGGGATTTGACCGGACAACCGTGCGGCAGATTGCATGTGCGGCAGATGTGAACGTAGCGCTGATCTCTTATTATTTTAAACATAAACAAGGTTTGCTTGAAGCGATCATGATGGAATATTATGAATTGCTTTTCGCTCGCATGGATGCCTGTAAATCTTGTGACGAGCAAGGCAGGATGGATGTGCAACTGTATCGTATGATTGAGGCGCATATCCGGTTTCAAAGTGAGATGAATCAGACGACTCGTCTTATTCAGCGGGAGCTGTCTGTGGAGTCTATGCTTGGTCGAGAAGTTATGAGTACATATTTGACACGTCTAAAACATTATTTTGTTTCCGTTCTGGAAGAGGGGATGGAGACCGGGGAATTCGAGCTGACTGATGTGGACCATGTAATTATTTGTTTGTTTGCGATAGCTGGATTTCCCTATACATATCCTCAGATTGTGCGAGAGGTGTTTTATATAGAACCACTTGAAGAACAGTTCATTCAGCAGACCGTACAGCAGGTGTATACAGTTGTACGGCAGATTTTGACACCAGCGGCCTCTTCCCGGTAG
- a CDS encoding TVP38/TMEM64 family protein: MIYFVMQTELGHLVRTGHVKQVAEYIQSYGWVAYLIAILAVVIQTFFPIVPFVLLAGANVMAFGLWTGFLVNWVGAVAAALANFFLARYAAHDWAEKKIGHHSFLKNLNRHAETRGFLIILLARWVPILPSSVINTAAGISKIPIIWFVLATLIGKVPAVLFESFLGHYLIHWEHHKGKLIIIIIGLVLFVLGLRYLKKKKEPTLLS; encoded by the coding sequence ATGATTTACTTTGTCATGCAGACAGAGCTTGGACATCTCGTACGTACAGGACATGTAAAGCAAGTGGCTGAGTATATTCAATCGTACGGTTGGGTCGCGTATTTGATTGCGATTCTCGCGGTTGTTATCCAGACTTTTTTCCCGATCGTTCCCTTTGTGCTGCTAGCCGGTGCGAATGTCATGGCGTTCGGACTGTGGACCGGATTTTTGGTTAATTGGGTAGGAGCGGTTGCTGCTGCGTTGGCTAACTTTTTTCTGGCTCGTTATGCTGCGCACGACTGGGCTGAGAAGAAGATCGGTCATCACTCTTTTCTAAAAAACTTGAACCGCCACGCAGAAACGCGCGGATTTTTAATTATTCTTCTGGCACGCTGGGTTCCGATTCTTCCGTCCAGTGTCATTAATACGGCGGCTGGGATTTCTAAGATTCCGATCATCTGGTTCGTGTTGGCTACTCTGATTGGGAAAGTTCCAGCTGTACTTTTTGAATCGTTTCTTGGTCATTATTTAATTCATTGGGAGCACCATAAAGGAAAGTTGATAATCATTATCATTGGTCTGGTTCTGTTTGTCCTTGGACTTCGTTACCTGAAAAAGAAGAAAGAACCAACCTTGCTGTCATAG
- a CDS encoding MBL fold metallo-hydrolase, producing the protein MGSIPSVLEHLTIPTPFNVGPVHIFWLKGEDGWTLVDTGPKTPDALICIERFMQTHKFGFGDIARIVLTHQHVDHSGLAAFVAEKSGASILAHEGAIPYIERDPEFMDWHHEFFRRLYRENGVPEEMLTTVERFQEMMDMYADPALIHGTLADGDGLPGHPDWRTVYTPGHTQNHIALYCEADGLMLSGDFLIKEISSNAFIEPALVREAERPKPLLVYRDTLYRIASMPIKRMLSAHGSEIDDPRGLIQFRLQRQEERATRIAMLLAEGPLTVFELSAHLFPKVYKKEMPLTFSEILGHLDLLERNERVQRVECDGIIRYKNQGK; encoded by the coding sequence GTGGGCAGTATACCTAGTGTTCTTGAGCACCTTACCATTCCGACACCATTCAATGTGGGTCCGGTTCATATCTTTTGGCTGAAAGGAGAAGACGGCTGGACGCTCGTAGATACCGGTCCGAAAACTCCGGATGCTCTCATTTGTATAGAAAGATTCATGCAGACACATAAGTTTGGCTTTGGGGACATTGCCCGTATTGTATTGACCCATCAGCATGTAGACCATAGCGGATTGGCTGCGTTTGTTGCAGAAAAATCCGGTGCTTCGATTTTAGCACATGAAGGTGCCATTCCCTATATAGAACGAGACCCGGAATTTATGGACTGGCATCATGAGTTTTTTCGCCGGTTATATCGGGAGAACGGGGTACCAGAAGAGATGCTGACTACTGTGGAGCGTTTTCAAGAGATGATGGATATGTATGCTGACCCTGCTCTTATACACGGAACGCTCGCAGACGGAGACGGGCTTCCGGGACATCCAGACTGGCGGACTGTGTACACACCAGGACATACGCAGAACCATATTGCTTTGTATTGCGAGGCAGATGGCCTGATGCTATCGGGAGATTTTTTAATTAAAGAGATTTCGTCGAATGCTTTTATCGAGCCAGCACTGGTAAGAGAAGCGGAACGTCCAAAACCGCTGCTTGTGTATCGTGACACGCTCTACCGCATAGCGTCAATGCCCATAAAGCGGATGCTGTCTGCACATGGAAGCGAGATTGACGATCCACGAGGGCTGATTCAATTTCGCCTGCAGCGTCAGGAGGAACGAGCTACTCGTATTGCAATGCTTTTAGCAGAGGGTCCGCTAACGGTTTTTGAACTGTCAGCACACCTGTTTCCGAAAGTGTATAAAAAAGAGATGCCACTCACATTTTCTGAGATACTCGGCCATCTGGATTTGCTGGAGAGAAATGAGAGGGTACAGCGTGTAGAGTGCGATGGAATCATCCGTTACAAAAATCAAGGGAAATAG
- a CDS encoding diguanylate cyclase domain-containing protein produces the protein MNNDLVHVEYKQVIADSFYARYLMDVFRNSQSFLSASSFPADAGWLFVVDGKGRTIAGRRIGDTLCSLEKSYPVLATEPYIEELDGNCTICVPVLEDVWFPGYVGVIFSNAVDSKCGLSFVQGFASVFRLVQEQYVAKSISACLKAVNETLHLDCIMETISERLAASLDQTECLVMVYDAEQDISPHWIASKKRIRRRDYHMMRDIHTVYKQITSLFTSKRTQLTNENSNILTLLDNPDVFEESYVISPLRHGDQIIGVIAVLRSKGQSISEREKLFVERFAKDLSLAVYNAMMYMRLERDEQKRTLLFEVTKKIHSSINVEDVLDAVIKNTKKLYPKMQVDLWLSHDTFSKLPVKQFTFDVNDISSRAFMEGRTMLVQSQGERALTLASPLRGKQGIYGVIELYTNESLSLHPREIEYITMLADTAGSAFENAQLYQQSQNLIKELLLIDEMTSQLNKNIRLDDLLASIIHKLTETFRAEHCCILSRVDDSPRFIIQASTDKQEDNVFEIKEDCRLRDLLLNKESLLLADASGMDEIVSLFSCRSLMAVPFIDNNKVEGAIVLTDSEPNRYTFDDFKRLQMLARHVKVAVTNASLHAEVERMVITDNLTGLYSRKYLYDIIRQSYQRDACGALILIDVDHFKNVNDTYGHQTGDEILIQVADVLNNSIRLSDIAARWGGEEMAIYLPRVGGDIARQVAGRLRVNVMNETTPKVTISGGIAVWSRDSSELDVEILFQKADEALYRAKRSGRNRMCEADEMNK, from the coding sequence GTGAATAATGATCTTGTGCATGTGGAATATAAGCAGGTTATAGCAGATTCATTTTATGCCAGGTACCTAATGGATGTATTTCGGAACAGTCAATCGTTTCTTTCTGCTTCATCGTTCCCTGCTGATGCAGGCTGGCTGTTCGTAGTAGATGGGAAGGGACGTACGATTGCAGGTCGTAGAATAGGAGATACTCTCTGCTCGTTAGAGAAATCGTATCCGGTTCTAGCAACGGAACCATATATCGAGGAGTTGGATGGGAACTGTACAATCTGTGTTCCGGTTTTAGAAGATGTATGGTTTCCGGGCTATGTAGGGGTGATTTTTTCTAATGCGGTTGATTCAAAGTGCGGGCTTTCATTTGTGCAGGGGTTTGCTTCCGTATTTCGCCTTGTACAGGAACAATACGTAGCCAAAAGCATTTCTGCTTGCTTAAAAGCGGTTAATGAAACGCTGCACTTGGATTGTATTATGGAAACTATTTCAGAAAGACTTGCTGCAAGTCTAGATCAGACAGAGTGTCTGGTAATGGTATATGATGCTGAGCAGGATATATCGCCACACTGGATTGCCAGCAAGAAGAGAATTCGGCGCCGGGATTATCATATGATGCGCGATATTCATACAGTGTATAAACAGATTACGAGCCTGTTTACCAGTAAGCGAACGCAGCTCACGAATGAAAATTCGAATATTCTAACTCTTCTTGACAATCCGGATGTTTTTGAAGAAAGCTATGTTATTTCTCCGCTTCGGCATGGTGATCAAATTATTGGTGTGATTGCTGTCCTTCGTTCCAAAGGACAGTCGATTTCAGAGCGGGAGAAGTTGTTTGTAGAGCGCTTTGCCAAAGATTTGAGTTTGGCCGTGTACAATGCCATGATGTATATGCGCCTTGAAAGGGACGAGCAAAAGCGCACGCTTCTGTTTGAGGTAACGAAGAAAATCCACTCCTCTATTAATGTAGAGGATGTACTAGATGCCGTAATTAAAAATACGAAAAAGCTGTATCCGAAAATGCAGGTCGATTTGTGGCTGTCGCACGATACATTTTCCAAACTTCCGGTTAAGCAGTTTACGTTCGATGTGAATGATATCAGTTCACGGGCTTTTATGGAAGGTCGTACGATGCTTGTGCAGTCACAAGGGGAACGAGCACTGACCTTAGCTTCTCCGCTGCGGGGAAAACAGGGGATATATGGGGTTATTGAGCTGTACACGAATGAATCGCTTTCTCTTCATCCAAGAGAAATTGAATACATCACGATGCTTGCGGATACGGCCGGAAGCGCGTTTGAGAATGCGCAGCTGTACCAGCAGTCTCAAAATCTTATTAAAGAACTCCTATTAATTGACGAAATGACCAGTCAGCTTAACAAAAACATTCGGTTAGATGATTTGCTTGCTTCCATTATTCATAAACTCACCGAGACGTTTCGCGCTGAACATTGCTGTATTCTATCTCGCGTCGATGACAGTCCCCGATTTATTATCCAGGCTTCAACTGACAAGCAAGAGGACAATGTTTTCGAAATTAAAGAAGACTGTCGCCTGCGTGATCTGCTTCTCAATAAAGAGTCTCTTCTGCTCGCGGATGCTAGTGGTATGGATGAAATTGTATCGTTATTTTCCTGTCGGTCTCTTATGGCGGTTCCTTTCATTGATAACAATAAGGTAGAAGGGGCAATTGTGCTTACAGATTCTGAGCCAAACCGCTATACCTTTGATGATTTTAAACGCCTACAGATGCTTGCACGTCATGTTAAAGTTGCCGTAACGAATGCATCTCTCCATGCAGAAGTCGAACGTATGGTGATCACAGATAATCTGACAGGCTTATATAGCCGTAAATATTTGTATGATATCATTCGCCAATCGTATCAGCGGGATGCCTGCGGTGCTCTGATTCTGATTGATGTCGATCATTTTAAAAATGTCAATGATACATATGGTCATCAGACAGGAGATGAGATTCTCATTCAGGTAGCGGATGTGTTGAACAATTCAATTCGTCTGTCTGATATAGCAGCTCGCTGGGGCGGGGAAGAAATGGCGATATATTTGCCGCGTGTCGGAGGTGATATTGCGAGACAGGTTGCAGGGCGTCTGCGTGTAAATGTCATGAATGAGACAACACCAAAAGTCACGATTTCAGGAGGAATTGCGGTCTGGTCGCGAGACAGTAGTGAGCTTGATGTGGAAATACTATTCCAGAAAGCAGATGAAGCATTGTACCGTGCAAAGCGCAGCGGTCGCAATCGTATGTGTGAAGCGGATGAAATGAATAAATAA